The following coding sequences are from one Camarhynchus parvulus chromosome 1, STF_HiC, whole genome shotgun sequence window:
- the LOC115907396 gene encoding trefoil factor 2-like, whose product MDLKVVCALSITLIIALSTLAEGSAPPTRCQCKVVPRERTNCGYPGISAAECKKIGCCFNASVPSVPWCYNPKPKKVKKVCPNDPYTRINCGYPGIKPRECIRKGCCFRAHPAGVPWCFYHRVVEEG is encoded by the exons ATGGATCTCAAGGTGGTCTGTGCCCTCTCCATCACCCTCATCATAGCCCTCAGCACCCTGGCAGAGGGAAGTGCACCTCCAA CAAGATGCCAGTGTAAAGTGGTTCCCAGGGAGAGGACAAACTGTGGCTACCCAGGGATCTCAGCAGCAGAGTGCAAGAAAATTGGGTGCTGCTTCAACGCCTCAGTCCCCAGCGTGCCCTGGTGCTACAACCCCAAACCAAAGAAAG TGAAGAAAGTGTGTCCCAACGACCCCTACACCAGGATAAACTGTGGCTACCCTGGCATCAAGCCCAGGGAGTGCATAAGGAAGGGCTGCTGCTTCAGGGCACACCCCGCCGGTGTCCCCTGGTGCTTCTACCACCGCGTCGTGGAGGAAG GCTAG